In Pseudoduganella albidiflava, a single window of DNA contains:
- a CDS encoding response regulator, which produces MKIIICDDDVVRRQRLVGFLSSIDKTSSFKVHEVSTTDEVSKLLSDQYFDALVLDVVVPKRSDDTPSAHNGSRLLNQICNGRKLRKPERIIALTAYLEDIQQYRSAFADFGVAVVEARTQQPDWENAVLDSLAYTAESQVARARLPLLNVISVHGIRTYGGWQHKLQALVTESAGHVEFHHHKYGYFSALSFLLPTSRDVEVNRLIAHLSGVFNKDREKKFIIFAHSFGTFLVANALEELYRQGYRNVHRIVLSGSVLRSNYDWRFLNGCGVEIINDCAQNDLVLWVSEAVVLKTGMAGKVGFYGIQNPSITNRFQLGGHSVYFYGLTFMREFWIPLLDPSVPVAQFDKRNEPGVIHHFVEGIISFIGKIKPYLYASGVLWVLYRMGLFSLAK; this is translated from the coding sequence ATGAAAATAATAATTTGTGATGATGATGTTGTTCGGCGGCAACGTCTGGTTGGGTTTTTAAGTTCTATCGACAAAACTTCTAGTTTCAAGGTGCATGAAGTAAGTACTACAGATGAGGTTTCAAAGCTGTTATCTGATCAGTATTTTGATGCACTCGTCCTTGACGTAGTTGTGCCCAAGCGTTCCGATGATACCCCAAGTGCTCATAACGGCTCACGATTGCTCAACCAGATCTGTAATGGCCGGAAATTGCGGAAACCTGAGCGAATTATTGCGCTGACCGCCTACCTAGAGGATATTCAGCAGTATCGCAGTGCCTTCGCAGATTTCGGAGTCGCGGTCGTGGAGGCGAGAACTCAGCAACCTGACTGGGAAAATGCTGTGCTTGATTCCTTAGCCTATACTGCAGAGTCGCAAGTGGCTAGAGCTCGGTTGCCGCTTCTGAACGTTATATCTGTGCATGGAATTCGAACATATGGAGGATGGCAACACAAGCTTCAAGCCTTAGTCACTGAAAGTGCAGGCCATGTTGAATTCCATCACCACAAATACGGCTATTTTTCTGCTCTATCGTTTTTGCTTCCAACATCTAGAGATGTAGAGGTTAATCGTCTGATAGCGCACTTGTCAGGTGTCTTCAATAAAGATCGCGAGAAGAAATTTATAATATTTGCTCACAGCTTTGGAACTTTTCTAGTTGCAAATGCTCTTGAGGAGCTATATCGTCAAGGATATAGAAATGTTCATCGTATAGTTTTAAGTGGGAGCGTACTTCGCTCAAATTACGATTGGCGATTTTTAAATGGCTGTGGTGTGGAGATAATTAATGATTGCGCACAGAACGATCTAGTGCTATGGGTTAGCGAGGCTGTGGTACTAAAGACCGGAATGGCAGGCAAGGTAGGATTTTATGGCATTCAAAACCCGAGCATTACCAACCGTTTCCAATTGGGAGGGCATAGTGTCTATTTTTACGGGTTAACTTTTATGCGGGAATTTTGGATTCCACTCCTTGATCCCTCGGTGCCCGTCGCTCAGTTTGATAAGCGAAACGAACCCGGTGTTATCCATCATTTTGTTGAGGGTATAATATCCTTTATAGGTAAAATTAAACCCTATCTATATGCTTCTGGAGTTCTTTGGGTACTTTACCGTATGGGACTATTCTCTTTAGCTAAGTAA